CCCTCCCAATGCACTCTAATTATTTTGTTTAATGGTTATTGTTATCCTTTTCTAGTATCTCTATTATTTTATCTAATTTCTCTCCAAGCTCTTTAATTTGAGAATTTTTATTGGTTGAATTTACAAGTAATCTCCTGATAAAAGGGTAAATGAAATTACAAATAATCCAATAAGAACAAAAACTATGACTTGAAAAGTGATATCCCCTATCATCATAAAAAATACCCCCCTCGCCCATCTGGATTATGGTTTTTATCTTATTCCGCAATCCAGCTTAGAATAGCTGTATCTACTCCACCAATCGCGACAATTCTATTTTTGTGAGTCATGATTCCAAGCCCATGTTCTTCCTCCCAGGACTAGATATTTTTCTTCCCTTCATTGTGAACATTTTAATCAAACGTTTGATTAAAAGATGTTTTGTTAGACAGTGGAGTAATCCCGTATCTTGCGACGAAATTCACAAGGTGAGATTCTTCAGATAAATTAAGTTAATATTGAAAATGCCATTAAGGCTCATTTATATATAAACCTCTCTCTTTATTGTCACTATTGATTTTTGGGGTCATCTATTTATTGAATTCATTAACTGGAAGAAGTATTCCGTTCTGAAATAAGCAATTGTTTACGAAGCTTTTTGCTAGCTCCCCCATATTTATCCAAATAACTAAATGGCTTTTTAGAGTAGAATTTTTAAATTGATTATAGTATATTATTACTTCATAAAAAAAACCTAATACTAATTATAAGGTTAGCGCTTAAAGAAAGTGAGGTTGAAATGATTATGACTATCCCACTACAGGAGCCAGTTCTCATATTTGGTTTTGCAGTGTTAATTTTTTTACTCTTTCCTATATTAATGGGGAAACTAAGAGTACCTGCTATTATCGGTCCCATTATTGCAGGAATTATCGTCGGGCCAAATGGATTGGAAATACTAGCACGTGATTCGACAATCGAATTGCTCGGAACAGTCGGATTATTGTTTATCATGTTTATAGCTGGTCTTGAGTTGGACCTTGACGGTTTCAAAAAATACCGAAATCGCAGTATTTTATTTGGCATCCTCTCGTTTTCAATCCCATTAATTCTGGGAATAATAGTAGGGCTATGGCTAGGTCTCAGTATATTATCAGCCGTACTATTTGGTACCATTTTCTCCACACATACCCTTTTGGGGTACCCTGCCATTAGCCGACTTGGAATTGCGAAAAACAAAGCTGTAACAACAGCAGTTGGCGGTACATTATTAACAGATAGCTTGGCATTGCTTTTTCTTGCTGTAATAGTAGGGGCATCTGAGGACAATTTAACATTTGGATTTTTGGTTTACTTGATTATTGCCATAACACTTTTTGCTGTAGTCGTTCTAATTTTTACCCCTTATCTAACAAAGTGGTTCTTTAAACGCTCTAATAATGAAGGAACTTTAGAATTTAACTTTGTTATAACAATTTTATTCGTTGCAGGAGCCATATCATTGTTTGTCGGACTAGAACCAATTATTGGGGCATTCTTGGCTGGTCTAGCTTTAAACCGGTATATTTATGATCATGGCCCACTAATGAATAGAATTAGATTTACGGCAAATGCATTGTTTATCCCGTTTTTCTT
Above is a window of Oikeobacillus pervagus DNA encoding:
- a CDS encoding DUF4083 family protein, with product MGEGGIFYDDRGYHFSSHSFCSYWIICNFIYPFIRRLLVNSTNKNSQIKELGEKLDKIIEILEKDNNNH